From one Thermodesulfobacteriota bacterium genomic stretch:
- the fdhF gene encoding formate dehydrogenase subunit alpha, which yields MDYRTVLTTCTHCGCGCNFYLEVLDGQIIDTIPCKTSPTNEGKLCIKGWNVHQFIQSEKRLTKPLVRKKGELVEVSWDEALDYTVSKLKEIKKANGPDSIAFLTSAKVTNEENYLLQKFARAGVGTNNVDHCARLUHSSTVAGLAAAFGSGAMTNSVAELEDSDCIFVIGSNTTSSHPLVATRIFRARQKGAKIIVADPRKIQLTLFSDIHVRQNLGTDVALLNGMMNVIIEQGWHGQGFIENRTENFDEFKKVIKGYPPEKVSEITGISADDIIKMAEYYSHAKAASIVYCMGITQHTTGVDNVKSLANLAMLTGNLGKESTGVNPLRGQNNVQGACDMGGLPNVFPGYQPVNDIPSNQKFSQAWGVDLPREVGLTIPAMLSGLAEGTVKALYVLGENPMVSDPDINHVEKALKTAELLVVQDIFLTPTAKLAHVVLPGSSFAEKDGTFANTERRVMRVREAIAPVGDARVDWKIIQDISNRFGYEMKFDSPEDVMKEIASLTPSYGGISYDRLEGEGLQWPCPTADHPGTKFLHKDAFSRGKGLFHAIEFIPPDESVDEEFPFWLTTGRVFAHYHTRTMTQNCPSLDSEISEGYLEISPADAQQMGVCQDDEVKITSRRGQITAKTMVTERVKEGLVFMPFHFVENCANILTNPANDPVAKIPEFKVCAVNVERATD from the coding sequence ATGGATTACAGGACCGTACTTACAACCTGCACCCACTGTGGTTGCGGATGTAATTTTTATCTGGAGGTGCTGGACGGTCAAATTATCGACACGATTCCCTGTAAAACCAGCCCTACCAATGAAGGAAAGCTCTGTATAAAAGGGTGGAATGTTCACCAATTCATCCAGAGCGAAAAAAGACTGACCAAACCCCTGGTACGTAAAAAAGGTGAGCTGGTCGAAGTCTCCTGGGATGAGGCACTCGATTACACGGTTTCCAAACTTAAAGAGATCAAAAAAGCCAACGGGCCGGACAGCATTGCCTTTTTAACTTCCGCCAAGGTCACCAACGAAGAGAATTATTTGCTGCAAAAGTTTGCCCGGGCTGGGGTGGGTACCAACAACGTCGATCACTGCGCACGTCTCTGACATTCTTCAACGGTGGCAGGTCTTGCCGCCGCATTCGGCAGTGGCGCAATGACAAATTCTGTAGCGGAGCTGGAAGATTCGGACTGTATTTTTGTCATCGGCTCAAATACGACTTCGTCTCATCCCCTGGTAGCCACCCGCATCTTTCGGGCCAGACAAAAAGGGGCCAAGATTATTGTGGCCGATCCCAGAAAAATCCAACTGACCCTGTTTTCCGATATACATGTCCGGCAAAACCTGGGAACAGATGTGGCACTTTTAAATGGAATGATGAATGTCATCATAGAGCAAGGATGGCATGGCCAGGGTTTTATTGAAAATCGTACCGAAAATTTTGACGAGTTTAAAAAAGTAATTAAAGGCTACCCTCCGGAAAAGGTTTCTGAGATTACCGGTATTTCCGCCGATGATATTATTAAGATGGCCGAATATTACTCTCATGCCAAGGCAGCATCAATTGTTTACTGCATGGGAATTACCCAGCACACCACCGGGGTGGACAATGTTAAATCCCTTGCCAATCTGGCAATGCTTACGGGTAATTTAGGCAAAGAATCCACCGGTGTAAATCCTCTTCGGGGTCAAAACAATGTTCAGGGTGCCTGTGATATGGGTGGACTTCCCAATGTATTTCCCGGATATCAGCCGGTAAATGATATTCCGTCTAATCAAAAATTTTCCCAGGCCTGGGGAGTAGACCTCCCCCGGGAAGTGGGACTTACCATTCCTGCAATGCTTTCCGGCCTTGCCGAAGGCACTGTTAAAGCTCTCTATGTGCTTGGTGAAAATCCTATGGTCAGTGACCCGGATATTAACCATGTTGAAAAAGCCCTGAAAACTGCTGAACTGCTTGTGGTTCAGGATATCTTTCTCACTCCAACAGCGAAGCTTGCCCATGTGGTACTTCCCGGATCTTCCTTTGCCGAAAAAGACGGCACCTTTGCCAATACAGAGCGACGGGTGATGCGTGTCAGGGAGGCTATTGCGCCTGTAGGAGATGCCCGTGTGGACTGGAAAATCATTCAGGATATTTCCAACCGGTTCGGATATGAAATGAAGTTTGATTCACCGGAAGATGTAATGAAAGAAATTGCAAGCCTTACACCTTCTTACGGTGGAATTAGCTATGATCGTTTGGAAGGTGAGGGCCTCCAGTGGCCGTGTCCCACCGCTGATCATCCTGGAACCAAATTTCTCCACAAAGATGCCTTTTCTCGTGGAAAGGGTCTTTTTCACGCCATAGAATTCATACCGCCTGACGAAAGTGTTGATGAGGAGTTCCCCTTTTGGCTTACCACCGGTCGTGTATTTGCTCATTATCACACCAGAACCATGACCCAGAACTGCCCCTCTCTGGATAGCGAAATTTCTGAAGGCTACCTGGAAATAAGTCCTGCAGATGCACAACAAATGGGCGTATGCCAGGATGATGAAGTGAAAATAACCTCGCGTCGTGGCCAGATTACAGCCAAAACCATGGTGACCGAACGGGTTAAGGAGGGTCTGGTATTTATGCCGTTTCATTTTGTGGAAAACTGCGCCAATATCCTAACAAACCCGGCCAATGACCCCGTTGCCAAGATTCCGGAGTTTAAAGTTTGTGCCGTAAATGTTGAGAGGGCAACCGATTAG
- the speB gene encoding agmatinase — protein MSNHEIKKEELQAEDIAVLGVPYDKNSSFLRGTALAPARIREALFSESSNMWTENAINLGLMAGWQILDDLKLEDHGKAFGQIENKITELLKRTARVISLGGDHSITYPIIRSYEKKFSNLSILQLDAHPDLYDELDGNRYSHACPFARIMEENLVKRLVQVGVRALTGHQREQAKRFDVEIIEMKEINKANGIMFSGPVYLSIDLDCLDPAFAPGVSHYEPGGMSTRNVLQIIQNLKGHLVGADIVEYNPKRDPQGITGMVAGKFLKEIIGRMMEEKSAAIRILGKNRS, from the coding sequence ATGAGCAACCATGAAATTAAAAAAGAAGAATTGCAAGCCGAAGATATCGCAGTGTTAGGCGTTCCGTATGACAAAAATTCATCATTTCTAAGAGGGACAGCATTAGCACCTGCGCGAATCCGCGAAGCGCTGTTTAGTGAGTCATCAAACATGTGGACAGAGAATGCGATTAACTTGGGATTAATGGCCGGCTGGCAAATATTAGACGACTTAAAACTGGAAGATCATGGGAAGGCATTTGGGCAAATTGAAAACAAAATAACTGAGTTACTGAAAAGAACGGCTCGAGTCATTTCGCTTGGTGGGGACCACTCAATCACTTATCCCATCATCCGGTCATATGAAAAGAAGTTTAGCAACCTAAGTATCCTACAGTTGGATGCACATCCGGATCTCTATGATGAATTAGATGGCAATCGCTATTCCCATGCTTGTCCCTTTGCCCGGATAATGGAAGAAAACCTTGTTAAGAGATTGGTGCAGGTGGGAGTTCGCGCCCTGACCGGCCACCAGCGCGAGCAAGCCAAACGATTCGATGTTGAGATAATTGAAATGAAAGAGATCAACAAGGCAAACGGAATTATGTTTAGCGGGCCTGTATACCTGTCGATAGACTTGGATTGCCTGGATCCAGCTTTTGCTCCAGGGGTTTCCCATTACGAGCCAGGAGGAATGAGTACTCGAAACGTTTTGCAAATAATCCAGAATCTGAAAGGGCATTTAGTGGGTGCCGACATCGTAGAATACAATCCAAAAAGGGACCCGCAAGGGATTACAGGAATGGTTGCAGGAAAGTTTTTGAAGGAAATAATTGGTAGGATGATGGAAGAAAAATCAGCGGCAATACGGATCTTGGGAAAGAATCGAAGTTGA
- a CDS encoding DUF4019 domain-containing protein — MKKFVWVLVGIGMISVVGCSPSGNSEAKEAAEKSAKAWLALVDSEKYEESWYETAGFFKGAVPKEQWLQSMKSVRRPMGKNISRKLQSKLYLTSLPGAPDGEYVVIKYDSSFENKRHALETVTPMRDKDGKWRVSGYFMK, encoded by the coding sequence ATGAAAAAATTCGTCTGGGTTCTGGTGGGAATTGGAATGATCAGCGTTGTCGGGTGTTCCCCATCTGGCAACTCGGAAGCCAAAGAAGCAGCGGAAAAATCGGCAAAAGCCTGGCTGGCTTTGGTGGATAGTGAAAAATATGAAGAAAGCTGGTATGAGACAGCCGGGTTTTTTAAAGGCGCTGTACCCAAAGAGCAGTGGCTGCAATCAATGAAATCGGTGCGAAGGCCTATGGGGAAAAACATCTCAAGAAAACTCCAGTCAAAGCTCTATCTTACTTCCCTGCCGGGAGCTCCGGACGGAGAATATGTTGTAATCAAATACGATTCCTCCTTCGAGAACAAGAGACATGCTCTTGAAACCGTCACCCCCATGCGGGACAAAGACGGGAAGTGGCGAGTCTCTGGATACTTCATGAAATAA
- a CDS encoding Lrp/AsnC ligand binding domain-containing protein, which translates to MGITSWKSRFLQIFNKSADSPKKSAEPLEVKSFKDQQKKEAAFDSRDRGIRTVPLSRVVGSVCRYQDFDNQFRFKQSSSSERLQWIKESMRLGRSLKPVELFQIKDEYYVLDGNHRIAAAKEFGHDEILARIVEFIPSEDTLANILYRERAEFADRTNLPAEINLTEVGQYSHIIDQITKHQEYLQQEKGDMIPFEKAALDWYKTIYRPLCTIIKREKLVASFPGRTDADLYSYITFHQWGKGRKRRYGINIAKLIEQNMEEFRTKMNNLKGIKYPEMKSRITVFILMNVQAKKESKIIDRLYELEEVREIYSVHGDVDFLVKVELTRDLLSSDAETISQFVHEKVRLIPGVSSTNTLIPGFSKIKKAVVRLNDSGETK; encoded by the coding sequence ATGGGTATTACCTCCTGGAAATCGCGTTTCCTGCAGATATTCAATAAATCTGCGGATTCTCCAAAGAAAAGTGCTGAGCCGTTAGAGGTAAAGAGCTTCAAGGATCAGCAGAAAAAGGAAGCGGCATTTGACTCCAGAGACCGTGGAATCCGAACGGTCCCTTTGAGCCGGGTTGTCGGCAGTGTCTGTCGTTACCAGGATTTTGACAACCAGTTTCGCTTCAAGCAGAGCAGCTCATCGGAACGGTTGCAATGGATCAAAGAATCCATGCGCCTTGGTCGGTCACTGAAGCCGGTTGAGCTTTTTCAGATCAAAGACGAATACTATGTGCTGGATGGAAATCACCGGATAGCAGCAGCCAAGGAATTTGGTCACGATGAAATATTGGCTCGTATTGTCGAGTTTATCCCTTCGGAAGATACCCTTGCCAACATCCTTTACCGTGAACGGGCGGAATTTGCCGATCGAACAAATTTACCTGCTGAAATCAATCTGACTGAGGTCGGACAATATTCACATATTATAGATCAGATTACCAAGCATCAGGAATACCTTCAGCAGGAAAAGGGGGATATGATTCCTTTTGAAAAGGCGGCCCTGGATTGGTACAAAACGATTTACCGTCCACTTTGTACCATTATTAAACGGGAGAAATTGGTCGCTTCTTTTCCCGGGCGCACCGATGCCGATTTGTATTCCTATATTACGTTTCACCAATGGGGAAAAGGCCGTAAACGACGTTATGGTATTAATATCGCAAAACTCATTGAGCAAAATATGGAGGAATTTCGAACGAAAATGAATAATCTAAAAGGGATCAAATATCCGGAAATGAAAAGTAGAATAACCGTTTTCATCTTAATGAACGTTCAGGCCAAAAAAGAGTCTAAAATCATCGACAGGCTCTATGAGCTTGAAGAGGTAAGAGAGATCTATTCCGTTCATGGAGATGTGGATTTTTTGGTGAAAGTTGAATTAACCCGTGATTTGCTCAGTTCAGATGCCGAAACCATTTCTCAGTTTGTGCATGAAAAAGTACGCCTCATACCGGGGGTGAGTAGTACCAACACCCTGATTCCCGGCTTTTCTAAAATAAAAAAGGCTGTAGTACGTTTAAATGATTCCGGCGAAACGAAATAA
- a CDS encoding metallophosphoesterase, producing MNTGRKIKILTVSDVVDPILDQRIDSAPFSEIDLIVSCGDLPPEYLSRLVHYLEAPLYYVKGNHDIRYKDKQPEGGHDLHGKLVKVGGINILGLEGSHWYNGGPYQYTQRQMCSIIRWLRPTIWWQGGVDIVFTHAPPRYVHDAEDPCHQGFECFRRLIDKYQPSYFIHGHIHKIFPDDSDRLTVVNSTKVVNTYGYYLLEIAFPADIQ from the coding sequence TTGAATACCGGCAGGAAGATAAAAATTTTAACGGTCTCGGACGTTGTTGATCCGATATTGGACCAGCGGATCGATTCCGCACCTTTTTCAGAAATTGACCTGATTGTTTCCTGTGGTGATCTGCCTCCTGAATATCTTTCCCGTCTGGTTCATTATCTGGAGGCCCCCCTGTACTATGTCAAAGGCAACCATGATATTCGTTATAAAGATAAACAGCCTGAAGGGGGGCATGACTTACACGGCAAATTGGTCAAGGTTGGAGGAATAAATATTCTTGGTTTGGAAGGATCCCACTGGTACAATGGCGGTCCTTATCAATACACACAAAGGCAGATGTGCTCCATTATACGTTGGCTTCGACCGACAATCTGGTGGCAGGGCGGTGTTGATATCGTTTTTACCCATGCGCCACCTCGATATGTACACGATGCTGAAGACCCGTGTCATCAGGGTTTTGAATGCTTTCGCCGCCTGATTGATAAATATCAACCGAGTTATTTCATCCATGGACACATCCATAAAATATTTCCCGATGACTCCGACCGGTTAACGGTGGTTAATTCAACCAAGGTGGTGAACACGTATGGGTATTACCTCCTGGAAATCGCGTTTCCTGCAGATATTCAATAA
- a CDS encoding amidohydrolase family protein: MIIDFHTHIFSKEIRENREKHFIPEPAFKLLYKSPKSKIVGASEVIRSMDQHGVDQSVVFGFPWKNSDIFRKENDYILDAVERYPGRLIGLCCLDPFNKFAVNEVMRCLEQGLAGIGELAFYESGIDETALDKLAPLFEICRENDLPALIHTNEPIGHIYAGKTPNTLIQIYNLVKRFPENKIVLAHWGGGIFLYNILKKEVKESLKNVYFDTAASPFLYDPEVYRYAIKLAGQNKILFGSDFPLIKPERYFNEMKQAGLSKAEMDRICGKNAATLVKRKKSTD; encoded by the coding sequence ATGATTATCGATTTTCATACTCACATTTTTTCTAAGGAAATCCGTGAAAACAGGGAAAAACACTTTATTCCCGAACCTGCGTTCAAGCTTTTGTATAAATCGCCAAAATCGAAGATTGTGGGCGCAAGTGAAGTCATACGCTCAATGGACCAACACGGTGTGGACCAATCTGTTGTTTTCGGGTTTCCATGGAAAAATTCCGATATCTTTAGAAAAGAAAACGACTATATTCTGGATGCGGTGGAAAGGTACCCTGGTAGACTGATCGGCCTTTGCTGTCTTGACCCGTTCAACAAATTTGCGGTTAATGAGGTGATGCGATGCCTTGAGCAAGGACTTGCAGGAATAGGTGAACTTGCCTTTTATGAATCCGGAATTGATGAAACCGCCCTTGATAAACTGGCACCCCTTTTTGAAATCTGCCGGGAAAATGACTTACCTGCACTGATTCACACCAATGAACCCATTGGACACATTTATGCGGGCAAAACCCCAAATACGCTGATCCAGATATACAATCTGGTTAAAAGGTTTCCTGAAAATAAAATCGTGCTGGCTCATTGGGGCGGTGGAATTTTTTTGTATAATATTCTAAAAAAGGAAGTAAAAGAGAGCCTGAAAAATGTCTATTTCGACACAGCAGCCTCTCCGTTTCTTTATGACCCTGAAGTTTACCGGTATGCAATAAAGCTGGCCGGACAAAACAAGATTCTTTTCGGAAGTGATTTTCCCCTCATTAAGCCGGAAAGATATTTTAACGAAATGAAACAAGCGGGTTTATCCAAAGCTGAAATGGATCGCATTTGCGGCAAGAATGCAGCCACCTTGGTAAAAAGGAAAAAATCCACTGATTGA
- a CDS encoding tRNA (cytidine(34)-2'-O)-methyltransferase, with amino-acid sequence MCHKPNKNAKSSFERHVVLVSPEIHWNTGNIGRTCLAAGAYFHLIKPLGFSLESREVKRAGLDYWNKVKLSVWDNFEDFKRNMAPQKDEVVLLTKKGAQPFWSMPICDRMFLVFGSETLGLPEKILLMYKQSTFHIPITQQTRSLNLSTAAGIVLYESLRQVKFNHFWA; translated from the coding sequence ATGTGTCATAAACCCAATAAAAATGCGAAAAGCAGTTTTGAACGTCATGTGGTGCTGGTTTCTCCTGAAATACACTGGAATACCGGAAACATAGGACGTACCTGCCTGGCAGCAGGGGCATATTTTCATCTGATTAAACCCCTTGGATTTTCCCTTGAAAGCCGTGAGGTGAAACGGGCGGGATTGGACTACTGGAATAAAGTCAAGTTAAGTGTCTGGGACAATTTTGAAGATTTTAAAAGAAACATGGCACCACAAAAAGACGAGGTGGTCCTATTGACGAAAAAAGGAGCTCAGCCTTTTTGGTCAATGCCCATATGCGACCGGATGTTTCTTGTTTTTGGCTCAGAAACCTTAGGGCTTCCTGAAAAAATCCTTTTAATGTACAAACAGTCCACCTTCCATATCCCCATCACCCAACAGACCAGAAGCTTAAATTTATCCACCGCGGCAGGAATTGTGCTGTATGAAAGCCTGCGGCAAGTAAAATTTAACCATTTTTGGGCCTGA
- a CDS encoding peroxiredoxin yields MGKNIFIITMFFVVSGLLGGHADGFSAAFKDNIYNPGNLKPIDSVLKVKVGEKIPDFTLPSISGEKISLHQFKGEKNVVISFVPAAWTPVCSDQWPGYNIAKSIFDEHDAILLGITVDNIPTLFAWTKQMGKLWFHVLSDFWPHGKVADMFGVFRSDGSSERALFVIDKEGILQYAHVGDINKRPDLEDLAKELEKLKNK; encoded by the coding sequence ATGGGGAAAAACATATTCATTATTACCATGTTCTTTGTAGTTTCTGGGCTGTTAGGTGGTCATGCCGATGGATTTTCAGCAGCATTTAAAGATAACATCTATAACCCGGGCAACTTAAAACCGATAGACAGCGTTCTGAAAGTTAAAGTCGGTGAAAAAATCCCTGATTTTACACTCCCTTCTATATCGGGAGAGAAGATTTCCCTCCATCAATTTAAAGGGGAAAAAAATGTGGTTATATCCTTTGTTCCGGCTGCTTGGACCCCTGTATGCTCCGATCAATGGCCGGGATATAATATCGCAAAATCCATATTTGACGAGCATGATGCGATTCTTCTGGGGATTACGGTTGATAATATTCCCACCCTATTTGCCTGGACAAAACAGATGGGGAAATTATGGTTTCATGTGCTTTCTGATTTTTGGCCCCATGGTAAAGTGGCGGACATGTTCGGTGTTTTTCGCTCTGATGGTAGCAGCGAAAGAGCGCTGTTTGTGATAGATAAAGAAGGAATTCTGCAATATGCTCATGTGGGGGATATTAACAAAAGGCCGGATTTAGAAGATCTGGCAAAAGAGCTGGAAAAGCTGAAAAACAAATAG
- a CDS encoding redoxin domain-containing protein produces MKIKFILLYILVFLASSIYPAYLYGSPLTEGNELPDMELTIPKNQGHQQYLGLTGEGTFKVPQIKAKVVIIEILSMYCPHCQREAPTINEFYRKIENSKKLKGKVKLIGIGAGNSSFEMGVFQKKYDVPFPLFPDGDFLIHQKIGEVRTPYFIALKITDKGKAIIFYSQLGGPKNAQQFLNRLLKRSGL; encoded by the coding sequence ATGAAAATAAAATTTATCTTGCTATATATTCTGGTTTTTCTGGCTTCATCAATATATCCTGCTTATTTATATGGCAGCCCACTGACTGAGGGCAACGAGCTTCCTGACATGGAGCTGACCATTCCCAAAAATCAGGGACACCAACAGTATCTCGGCCTAACAGGTGAGGGAACCTTCAAAGTACCCCAGATAAAAGCCAAGGTGGTGATCATTGAGATTTTGAGTATGTACTGTCCTCACTGTCAAAGGGAAGCGCCGACTATAAATGAATTTTATCGAAAAATTGAAAATAGTAAAAAATTAAAAGGTAAAGTCAAGCTTATCGGAATTGGTGCGGGTAACTCCAGTTTTGAAATGGGGGTTTTTCAAAAGAAGTATGACGTTCCGTTTCCGCTTTTTCCCGATGGAGACTTTCTCATTCACCAAAAAATCGGCGAGGTCAGAACACCCTATTTTATCGCTCTTAAAATAACGGACAAGGGAAAAGCGATCATATTTTATTCACAGCTTGGTGGCCCCAAGAATGCCCAGCAGTTTCTAAACAGGCTTTTAAAACGCTCAGGATTATAA
- the fdnG gene encoding formate dehydrogenase-N subunit alpha, with amino-acid sequence MKVTRREFIQVTGATAAGLAVSGLGFDLKPVKAHAQMLKTKYAKETTTICCYCAVGCGAIVHTSKRGDGRVINIEGDPDHVINRGSLCSKGASLKQLTENSNRLTEPMYRAPYSKEWKQVSWDWALSKIAKKVKETRDATFQVKTQKGQVVNRTEGIVSVGSSALDNEECWIYQALMRSLGLVYLEHQARIUHSATVAALAESFGRGAMTNHWIDIKNSDCILIMGSNAAENHPISFKYVTEAQQNGAKLISVDPRFTRTSSKADIYTALRSGTDIAFLGGMIKYILDNQLYNKEYIKNYTNAPFIVGKSFKFKNGLFSGYDKKKRKYDKKQWAFVMDKKGVPKMDRSLKNGRCVFQLLKKHYKRYNTKLVSKITGTPREDLLKVYKTYAATGARGKAATIMYAMGWTQHTVGVQNIRTMAMIQLLLGNMGVAGGGVNALRGESNVQGSTDHCLLFHIWPGYLATPSTKWPTLGDYLKRRAKSNDPLSANWWQNEPKYMVSLLKSFFGEKATKNNDFGYNWVPKIDAGKTYSWLDLFDKMYRGSVRGLFAWGMNPACSGANAGKNRKAMAKLDWMVNVNLFDNETGSFWKGPGVNPAKVKTEVFMLPACTSVEKEGSITNSGRWMQWRYQGPKPLGNSLSDGDIIMRLGNKIKSEYNSSGVFPQAIRNLKWDYMTHGEYDPHKVAKEINGYYLEGPKKGKLVESFGKLKADGSTSSANWLYCHSYTEKGNMSARRSKKDAPNNIGLYPEFAWCWPVNRRIIYNRASVDLKGQPWDKKDWVIKFTGDVKDGKYVSKKWVGDVPDGGWYPLENPDGSKRKDAKYAFIMKPHGHANIFGPGRADGPFPEHYEPLECPVEKNLMNKQRVNPVAPIYTTKADAFATCDPKYPFVGTTYRVSEHWQTGLMTRPQPWLLELQPQVFVEMSEELARLKGIKNGERVLAMSARGSLKCTAIVTKRFKPFTIAGNTVYQVGFPWNFGWRWPESGEEESANLLTPSTGDPNTRIPETKAFMVNIKKI; translated from the coding sequence ATGAAGGTAACTCGGCGAGAGTTTATCCAGGTCACAGGTGCAACGGCCGCGGGTCTTGCAGTCAGTGGACTGGGTTTTGACCTTAAGCCGGTCAAGGCCCACGCCCAGATGCTTAAGACCAAGTATGCCAAGGAGACCACCACAATCTGCTGTTACTGTGCAGTGGGATGTGGGGCAATTGTGCATACAAGCAAGAGAGGGGACGGCCGTGTCATAAACATCGAAGGTGACCCGGATCATGTGATCAACCGGGGATCGCTTTGTTCCAAAGGGGCTTCACTTAAACAGCTCACGGAAAATTCAAATCGACTGACCGAACCCATGTACAGAGCTCCCTATTCCAAAGAATGGAAACAGGTATCATGGGACTGGGCACTTTCAAAAATCGCTAAAAAAGTAAAAGAAACACGCGACGCCACTTTTCAGGTAAAAACCCAAAAAGGACAGGTGGTCAACCGTACCGAAGGAATTGTGTCTGTGGGCAGTTCGGCACTGGACAATGAGGAGTGCTGGATTTACCAGGCCCTTATGCGTTCTCTCGGGCTTGTATATCTTGAACACCAGGCGCGTATCTGACATAGCGCAACTGTTGCGGCTCTGGCAGAGTCGTTCGGACGCGGCGCTATGACCAATCATTGGATTGACATCAAAAACAGTGACTGTATTTTAATCATGGGGAGCAATGCGGCAGAAAATCATCCCATATCCTTCAAGTATGTGACCGAGGCACAGCAAAATGGTGCCAAACTCATCAGTGTGGACCCCAGGTTTACCAGAACATCCTCCAAGGCGGACATATACACTGCCTTGCGCTCCGGAACAGACATCGCCTTTCTCGGCGGGATGATCAAGTACATCCTTGATAACCAGCTTTATAATAAAGAGTATATAAAAAATTATACCAACGCCCCCTTTATAGTTGGCAAGTCTTTTAAATTTAAAAACGGTCTGTTTTCAGGGTATGATAAGAAAAAGAGAAAATATGATAAAAAGCAATGGGCCTTTGTCATGGATAAAAAGGGAGTCCCCAAAATGGATCGGTCATTAAAAAATGGCCGCTGCGTTTTTCAGCTCTTAAAGAAGCATTATAAGCGGTATAATACAAAGCTGGTTTCTAAAATTACAGGCACACCCAGAGAGGATCTTTTAAAAGTTTATAAAACCTATGCTGCGACAGGGGCAAGGGGCAAAGCAGCAACAATCATGTATGCCATGGGCTGGACCCAGCACACAGTGGGGGTTCAGAATATTCGAACCATGGCCATGATTCAGCTCCTCCTTGGCAACATGGGTGTTGCCGGTGGTGGTGTGAATGCGCTGCGCGGCGAATCGAACGTACAGGGCTCTACGGACCATTGCTTATTGTTCCACATCTGGCCGGGTTATTTGGCTACGCCAAGCACTAAATGGCCCACTCTGGGAGATTATCTGAAAAGAAGAGCCAAAAGCAACGATCCCCTTTCCGCTAACTGGTGGCAAAATGAGCCAAAATACATGGTGAGCCTGTTAAAATCGTTCTTTGGTGAAAAGGCAACTAAAAACAATGATTTTGGCTATAACTGGGTGCCGAAGATTGATGCCGGTAAAACGTATAGCTGGCTTGACCTGTTTGACAAAATGTACAGAGGCTCAGTCAGGGGTTTATTTGCATGGGGTATGAACCCGGCCTGCAGCGGTGCCAATGCAGGGAAAAACAGAAAAGCCATGGCAAAGCTTGACTGGATGGTCAATGTGAACCTCTTTGACAATGAAACCGGTTCTTTCTGGAAAGGGCCGGGAGTAAATCCTGCCAAGGTCAAAACCGAGGTTTTCATGCTGCCGGCGTGCACATCGGTTGAGAAGGAAGGAAGCATTACCAACAGCGGCCGCTGGATGCAGTGGCGTTACCAGGGGCCAAAGCCTCTTGGCAACAGCCTCTCCGACGGCGATATCATCATGAGGCTGGGCAACAAAATTAAAAGTGAATATAACAGCAGCGGGGTTTTTCCTCAAGCCATCCGAAACCTGAAATGGGATTATATGACTCACGGTGAATATGATCCGCACAAGGTAGCCAAAGAGATTAACGGGTATTACCTTGAAGGCCCGAAGAAAGGAAAACTGGTAGAGTCTTTTGGTAAACTTAAAGCGGACGGCTCGACATCTTCCGCCAACTGGCTTTACTGCCACAGCTATACGGAGAAAGGAAATATGTCCGCCAGGCGCAGCAAGAAAGATGCGCCAAACAACATCGGCCTGTATCCCGAGTTTGCCTGGTGCTGGCCGGTAAATCGCAGGATTATTTATAATCGCGCTTCCGTCGATCTTAAAGGACAGCCCTGGGACAAGAAAGATTGGGTGATTAAATTTACCGGTGATGTTAAAGATGGCAAGTATGTTTCAAAAAAATGGGTCGGTGATGTCCCTGACGGTGGGTGGTATCCTCTGGAAAACCCGGACGGATCAAAGCGAAAGGATGCCAAATATGCCTTTATCATGAAACCCCATGGGCATGCGAACATATTCGGGCCCGGTCGTGCAGATGGGCCGTTCCCGGAACATTACGAGCCTTTGGAGTGTCCGGTTGAAAAGAACCTGATGAATAAACAGAGGGTCAACCCGGTAGCACCTATTTATACTACGAAAGCAGATGCTTTTGCCACTTGCGATCCCAAGTATCCTTTTGTCGGCACAACTTACAGAGTGTCGGAGCACTGGCAGACCGGTCTGATGACTCGTCCTCAGCCGTGGCTCCTTGAGCTCCAACCACAGGTTTTTGTGGAGATGAGTGAAGAACTTGCCAGGCTGAAAGGGATCAAAAACGGGGAACGGGTTTTGGCTATGTCGGCTCGTGGATCTCTTAAGTGCACGGCTATTGTAACCAAACGATTTAAGCCTTTCACGATTGCCGGCAACACGGTATATCAGGTTGGCTTTCCATGGAATTTCGGATGGCGTTGGCCTGAAAGTGGGGAAGAGGAGAGCGCAAACCTCCTGACACCATCCACCGGCGATCCAAACACCCGGATTCCGGAAACCAAGGCTTTTATGGTCAATATTAAAAAAATATGA